The proteins below come from a single Triticum aestivum cultivar Chinese Spring chromosome 5D, IWGSC CS RefSeq v2.1, whole genome shotgun sequence genomic window:
- the LOC123120675 gene encoding F-box/LRR-repeat protein At5g02910-like has translation MALLPLQRFLSLRRGTSIASAAKRKGSSCQQGDNSQDGKRMRFSGPNLPMDVWHHIHSLLPMRDAARASCVSHAFRYSWRCYPNLTFSKSTMGLDEPKKYFNWSQKDEQNFVLVNRIDQIMKNHLGGIKTFEFEYYNSCLATSKLDTSKLDGWLQIAVTSGVEELEISLSLANKTEHYNFPCALLFARSGGNSIRSLHLSGCAFRPMAGLGCLTRLHLYSVHITEEELGCFLSNSFALEELDLMDCSDIIHLKIPCLLHRLSKLDVESDCEALKVIENKAPNLCTVSISSYVAHHSIGDSLRVKDLEMRCLSEFNLVHHVCAKLPASMPNLEILRIFSVGEVYSKLLDLIVRCRRH, from the exons ATGGCGCTGCTGCCGCTCCAGCGGTTCCTGTCCCTGCGACGGG GTACATCGATTGCTTCTGCGGCTAAAAGAAAAGGCTCATCCTGTCAACAAGGGGATAATTCTCAAGATGGCAAAAGAATGAGATTTTCAGGGCCAAACCTTCCAATG GACGTCTGGCATCATATACATTCCCTACTGCCAATGAGAGATGCTGCCCGAGCTAGCTGCGTGTCTCATGCATTTCGATATTCCTGGAGATGCTACCCCAACCTCACCTTCAGTAAGAGTACAATGGGCCTGGATGAACCGAAAAAATATTTTAACTGGAGCCAGAAAGATGAACAAAATTTCGTTCTCGTCAACAGAATTGACCAAATTATGAAAAACCACTTGGGTGGCATTAAGACATTCGAGTTTGAATACTATAATTCTTGCTTGGCCACCAGTAAGCTCGACACAAGTAAGCTTGATGGCTGGCTTCAGATTGCTGTTACTTCAGGGGTTGAAGAACTCGAGATTTCACTCTCTCTAGCAAACAAGACAGAGCACTACAACTTCCCATGCGCACTTTTATTTGCTAGGAGTGGAGGAAACTCGATACGGAGTCTTCACCTCAGCGGATGCGCCTTCCGTCCCATGGCTGGACTTGGTTGCTTGACAAGGCTTCATCTGTATTCGGTGCATATTACCGAAGAAGAGTTAGGGTGCTTTCTTTCCAATTCTTTTGCTTTGGAGGAACTGGATCTCATGGACTGCAGTGACATCATTCACCTCAAGATACCTTGCCTGCTACACCGGCTCAGCAAGCTGGATGTGGAGTCTGATTGCGAGGCACTGAAAGTTATAGAGAATAAAGCTCCAAATCTCTGCACTGTTAGTATCTCTAGTTACGTAGCACACCATTCTATTGGAGATTCATTGCGGGTGAAGGACCTTGAAATGCGCTGTTTGTCTGAGTTTAACCTCGTTCATCATGTCTGTGCCAAGCTTCCAGCAAGTATGCCAAATCTTGAAATTCTTCGCATTTTTTCGGTTGGTGAGGTATATTCAAAACTTCTTGATTTGATCGTTAGATGCCGGCGTCATTGA